TCAGCGCTTCGGGAACGACCAGCCATCCGAGGCGCCAGCCGGTCATGCTGAAGTATTTGCTGAAGCTGTTGATGCTGATGACGCTCTGGCCGAGTTCGCCAGGCAGGGCCAGCGCCGAATGCCCGAAGTGCTCTTCGTAGCTCAGGCCGAGGTAAATCTCGTCAATCAGCGTGATGCCGCCCCGGCTGTGGACGAATTCGTGAATGCTTTGCAGCTCTTCTGGTGCAATCGAGGTGCCGGTCGGGTTGGACGGCGACGCCAGCAGCACGCCGCGCGTCTTGTCGTTCCAGGCGGCAGCCACTTTCTCGCGGGTGAGCTGGAAGCGTTCTTCGGCGGTGGTCGGAATCAGCACCGACGTGCCTTCAGCCGCGCTGACAAAATGCCGGTTGCACGGATAGCTCGGGTCGGGCATCAGGATTTCGTCGCCAGCCTCGATCAGGGCCAGGCAGGCCAGCTGCAGCGCGGCCGATGCGCCCGCCGTGATGACGATGCGGCCGGGCGCAACATCGGCGCCAAACCGCGCGGCATACCAGCCGCTGATGCGTTCGCGCAAGGCCGGCAGGCCCAAGGCCGGGGTGTACTGCGTGTTGCCTTGCGCAATCGCGCGGCTGGCCGCTTGCTGCACCAGCGGTGGCGCGGTGAAGTCAGGCTCGCCGATGTTCAGAAAGATCATCGGCGAGTCGGTATCGGCTACCTGCTGCGCCAGCGCGCTGGCGGCCTTGGCGACCTCCATGACGTAAAACGGTTCAATCCGCTGGGCCCGCTGGGAGATTTTCACGGCAACGCTTTCAGGCAGCCAAGGTGTATCAAGCCTGGCGCGACTGGTCCGCCGCTACTTCCGCCGCGCGCAGCGAAGGCGCCATCTTGTGCAAAACGCCGTTGACGTATTTGTGGCCGTCGGTGCCGCCAAACGCCTTGGCCAGTTCAATGCATTCGTTGATCACGACGCGGTAGGGCACGTCCAGGCAATTCGTGAATTCGTAGGCGCCAATCCACAAGATGGCGTGTTCCACCGGGGAAATCTCGGCCATTTTTCGGTCAAGCAAGGGAGTGATATTTTCATCGAGTGCTTTTTCCGATTCGATGCAGCCGTGCAGCAAGGCATCGTAATGGGCCGAATCCGCCTTGTGGAAACCCACCAGGTCGCGGGTAAAGGCGTCGATCGAGTCGGCTTCGTTCTGCCCGACCAGATGCTGGTACAGGGCCTGCAATGCAAACTCGCGCGCGCGGGTGCGGGCCGATTTGTCGGCTGCCTTTTTCACGCCGGTATCGGTCAGGCCGGTGCGGATTTGCGGGGGACGTTTGGTTTTGATGAAGGGTTCAGCCATGAAGCTCCGTTTGAATTTTGTTTGAATGGAATGTTCAGGCAAGCGTGTAAAGCAGGTTTGCCATCTCGACGGCAACGCGCGCCGCGTCGCGGCCTTTTTCTTCCTGGCGCGCCTGGGCTTGCGCCAGGTTTTCGACCGTCAGAATCGCGTTGGCAATCGGCAACTGGTAGTCCAGCGCCAGGCGCGTCACGGCCGAGCCGCTTTCGTTCGCGACCAGTTCGAAATGGTAGGTTTCGCCGCGAATGATGCAGCCCAGGGCAATCAGCGCATCGAAGTTTTCGCTTTCCGCCAGGGCCTGCAGCGCGCACGGTACTTCGAGGGCGCCAGGCACCTTGAGATGCGTGATGTTTTTTGCATCCACGCCCAGGGTCGCGAGTTCCCGCAGGCAGGCTTCGGCCAAGGCGTTGGTGATGCCTTCGTTGAAGCGCGCCTGCACGATGCCGATGGATAGTTTCTTGCCGTCGAGCTGGTCGGACCAGCCTTTGTCTGCATCAAACACGATGAGATTCCTTTGGTGAATGGTTCAGTTCTTGCCGATGTAGCCGACGATCTCCAGGCCATAGCCGGTCATGCTGGGCATGCGGCGCGGGTTGCCCATGAGGTGCATTTTTTGTACGCCGCATTCACGCAGAATCTGCGCGCCCACGCCGTAGGTGCGCAAGTCCATGCGGCCGCGCTCGGGCGCCTGGGCGGCTCTGGCCGTGCCTTCAAACTGCGCCAGCAGTTGCGCCGCGCTTTCGCCGCAGTTCAGCAGCACCACCACGCCCCGGCCTTCGGTTTGCATATGCTTGAGGCTTTCGTCCAGGCTCCATGAATGCATGGTGCGGCCGGTTTCCAGCAGGTCCAGCACCGACAGCGGCTCGTGCACACGCACGGCCACGGTGTCGTCTGCGGTCCACTCGCCCTTGACCAGCGCCAGATGCAGTTCGTGGCTGATTTTGTCCTTGAAGGCGTGGGCGGTGAATTCGCCAAAAGCGGTCTGAAGGGTGCGGCTGCCCATCTTTTCGAGCAGCGACTCGTTGCGGCTGCGGTGTTCGATCAGGTCGGCAATGGTGCCGATTTTCAGGCCATGCTCGGCCGCAAACACCTGCAAGTCCGGCAAACGGGCCATGGTGCCGTCGTCGTTCATGATTTCGCAAATCACCGCTGCCGGCGAGCAGCCGGCCATTGCTGCCAGGTCGCAGCCCGCTTCGGTATGGCCGGCGCGTATCAAGACGCCGCCGTCAACCGCCTGCAGCGGAAAGATGTGGCCGGGCTGCACCAGGTCGCTGACCTTGGCATTTTTGGCCACGGCGGCCTGCACCGTGCGCGAGCGGTCAGCGGCCGAAATGCCGGTGGTCACGCCCTCGGCCGCTTCAATCGACACCGTGAAAGCGGTGGAATACTGCGCGCCGTTGCGCGCCGCCATGGGCGGGAGCTTGAGCAGCTCGCAGCGCTCGCGCGTCAGCGTCAGGCAGATCAGGCCACGGCCAAAGCGCGCCATGAAGTTGATGGCTTCGGGCGTCACATGGTCGGCGGCCAGCACCAGGTCGCCTTCGTTTTCGCGGTCTTCTTCGTCAACCAGAATGACCATGCGGCCGGCGCGCATGTCGGCCACGATGTCTTCAACAGGGGAAATCAGAGGGGTCATTGGGCAGTGGGTTGTTTGATGGGAGAGTCTTGAAGCATGCGCTCGACATAGCGTGCAATCAGGTCGATTTCCAGGTTCACCTGGGAGCCTTGAGCCAGTTGGCCAAGCGCCGTGTTCTGAACGGTGTGGGGAATGAGGTTAATGCTGATCTCGCAGCCCGGCGCCTGGCTGGCATCACCCGCCAGGTCAACGACCCGGTTCACCGTCAGGCTCACGCCGTTGACCGTGATGGAGCCTTTGTAGGCTAGGTATTTGCCCAGCGCTTGCGGCGCAAGGATGCGAAGTTCCCAGCTTTCACCCACCTCGTCGAAATGCGTGACGCTGCCGATGCCATCGACATGGCCGGAGACGATATGACCGCCGAGGCGGTCATGGGCGCGCAGTGCTTTTTCGAGGTTGATGATGCCAGGCTGGTCCAGGCCGCAGGTTTTGTCCAGCGATTCGGCGGAGATATCGATGGTGAAGCGGTTGCTGGCAGGGTCCAGCGACGTGGCGGTCATGCAGGCGCCGTTGAGCGCAATGCTGTCGCCTAGCTCCACGTCATCGAGATAACCCGCAGGTGTTTCGACAGTGAGTCGCTTGCCATGATGTGAAGAGCTGCCTTGGCTATGGATGGCGATGATGCGCCCCATGCCGGTGATGATTCCGGTAAACATCTGGCTATTTTCGCAGGGAAATGAGGCAGAACGCGCAGGAGGGCGGTTAAAGGCGTGAAAAGGCGGTCAGATCGCTGTGGACCACGCTGACGCGAAGAGGCCTAGAACCGGTCCCGTCCAGCGACGCGGGCAACTATCCGCAAGTCGGCGCCGA
This DNA window, taken from Polaromonas hydrogenivorans, encodes the following:
- a CDS encoding riboflavin synthase, which gives rise to MFTGIITGMGRIIAIHSQGSSSHHGKRLTVETPAGYLDDVELGDSIALNGACMTATSLDPASNRFTIDISAESLDKTCGLDQPGIINLEKALRAHDRLGGHIVSGHVDGIGSVTHFDEVGESWELRILAPQALGKYLAYKGSITVNGVSLTVNRVVDLAGDASQAPGCEISINLIPHTVQNTALGQLAQGSQVNLEIDLIARYVERMLQDSPIKQPTAQ
- the ribH gene encoding 6,7-dimethyl-8-ribityllumazine synthase — translated: MFDADKGWSDQLDGKKLSIGIVQARFNEGITNALAEACLRELATLGVDAKNITHLKVPGALEVPCALQALAESENFDALIALGCIIRGETYHFELVANESGSAVTRLALDYQLPIANAILTVENLAQAQARQEEKGRDAARVAVEMANLLYTLA
- a CDS encoding pyridoxal phosphate-dependent aminotransferase, translated to MKISQRAQRIEPFYVMEVAKAASALAQQVADTDSPMIFLNIGEPDFTAPPLVQQAASRAIAQGNTQYTPALGLPALRERISGWYAARFGADVAPGRIVITAGASAALQLACLALIEAGDEILMPDPSYPCNRHFVSAAEGTSVLIPTTAEERFQLTREKVAAAWNDKTRGVLLASPSNPTGTSIAPEELQSIHEFVHSRGGITLIDEIYLGLSYEEHFGHSALALPGELGQSVISINSFSKYFSMTGWRLGWLVVPEALTPVIERIAQNLFICASTVAQHAALACFEPESLLEYERRRAEFKARRDYFIPELNRLGLNVPVMPDGAFYAYADCTNAAARLGVSGSWDFAFELMKRAHLAVTPGRDFGHAAPERFVRFSTASSMTQLHEAVARLESVLG
- the nusB gene encoding transcription antitermination factor NusB, with translation MAEPFIKTKRPPQIRTGLTDTGVKKAADKSARTRAREFALQALYQHLVGQNEADSIDAFTRDLVGFHKADSAHYDALLHGCIESEKALDENITPLLDRKMAEISPVEHAILWIGAYEFTNCLDVPYRVVINECIELAKAFGGTDGHKYVNGVLHKMAPSLRAAEVAADQSRQA
- the ribBA gene encoding bifunctional 3,4-dihydroxy-2-butanone-4-phosphate synthase/GTP cyclohydrolase II, producing MTPLISPVEDIVADMRAGRMVILVDEEDRENEGDLVLAADHVTPEAINFMARFGRGLICLTLTRERCELLKLPPMAARNGAQYSTAFTVSIEAAEGVTTGISAADRSRTVQAAVAKNAKVSDLVQPGHIFPLQAVDGGVLIRAGHTEAGCDLAAMAGCSPAAVICEIMNDDGTMARLPDLQVFAAEHGLKIGTIADLIEHRSRNESLLEKMGSRTLQTAFGEFTAHAFKDKISHELHLALVKGEWTADDTVAVRVHEPLSVLDLLETGRTMHSWSLDESLKHMQTEGRGVVVLLNCGESAAQLLAQFEGTARAAQAPERGRMDLRTYGVGAQILRECGVQKMHLMGNPRRMPSMTGYGLEIVGYIGKN